The Aedes aegypti strain LVP_AGWG chromosome 3, AaegL5.0 Primary Assembly, whole genome shotgun sequence genome contains a region encoding:
- the LOC5571464 gene encoding protein app1: MKITKCLKLCLVLSCILVAIDAAKKNKRGLYHGLTGYTVPLGVGLHRPYHPSPYAKFPGFYKGLGGVLPPGYALFPGSASVASYHRNFPKVPAVYAPNYFPAFGVPTTGVVRPVTNLSPVAPVAPLTPAFPAIPQLPAAQAPVYIPLGTPQQTSFFATYPQKPFIPVAVPAPEKPKFPVFVPQKPVFTTVSNYVPSNLIPTGVYNPSIAVSNVSPTFVGIPVGPTATTPTVSTATVTQTAQQPWRPVLVNHPTATPTTTTVFKPSLNLLPPFTLPANAQGQIYISSTPATHVQDSQQHQQQTLLDLEQSSLHHQGQEDGSGAFNGQPYDVASNHGRYSGPSSYDVDITHNGYQKK; the protein is encoded by the exons atgaaaatcaccaaatgccTGAAGTTGTGCTTAGTGCTTAGTTGTATCCTTGTGGCCATAGATGCGGCGAAAAAGAACAAACGGGGTCTATATCATGGCTTGACAGGATACACAGTTCCATTAGGCGTAGGACTTCATCGTCCTTACCATCCAAGTCCCTACGCGAAGTTTCCAGGATTTTACAAAGGACTAGGAGGTGTGCTACCACCAGGATATGCACTGTTCCCTGGAAGTGCGTCTGTTGCGTCCTACCATCGGAATTTTCCAAAAGTTCCAGCAGTCTACGCGCCAAActattttccagcttttggagtACCTACTACCGGTGTTGTCCGACCGGTAACGAACCTATCGCCGGTTGCACCAGTGGCTCCTTTGACCCCAGCATTCCCAGCGATCCCACAACTCCCTGCTGCTCAAGCTCCTGTCTACATTCCTTTGGGAACTCCTCAACAAACCTCTTTCTTCGCCACCTATCCTCAGAAACCGTTTATTCCGGTGGCAGTTCCGGCTCCAGAGAAACCCAAGTTTCCCGTATTCGTCCCACAGAAACCCGTATTCACCACCGTGTCGAACTATGTTCCCAGCAATCTCATCCCAACTGGAGTTTACAATCCATCGATCGCTGTGTCGAACGTTTCTCCGACCTTCGTGGGAATCCCGGTTGGCCCTACTGCCACAACCCCGACAGTATCAACGGCCACTGTTACCCAAACTGCTCAGCAACCATGGCGCCCGGTTTTGGTGAACCATCCTACTGCCACACCCACCACCACAACGGTTTTCAAACCATCGCTCAATCTATTACCTCCGTTCACTCTTCCAGCTAACGCTCAAGGTCAAATCTACATCAGCAGCACACCGGCCACACACGTCCAAGATAGCCAGCAGCATCAACAGCAGACTCTGTTAGATCTAGAGCAGT CATCACTTCATCATCAAGGTCAGGAGGATGGTAGTGGAGCGTTCAATGGTCAGCCGTACGATGTCGCTTCGAACCACGGACGATACTCGGGTCCTTCCAGCTACGACGTTGATATCACCCACAATGGATACCAGAAAAAGTGA